A stretch of Clostridium formicaceticum DNA encodes these proteins:
- a CDS encoding ABC transporter ATP-binding protein — translation MERDIILQLENIHKVFSDNNGKTMKAMNNVNIALGKGECIGIVGESGCGKSTLARIIAQLTAPSEGKIIYRGEDITALPKKSTKMYYKNVQMIFQDPLGTFSPRMKIGAYLIEPFVNFKIMSKKKAYQYAEVLLEKVGLSKDYMKKYPNELSGGELQRVVIARAIGLEPDIILCDECTSALDVSIQKQIIALLIDLKKKTNFSSIFITHDLALAESICDKIYVMYLGEIVEVLEGQNLLSEARHPYTRMLLDSVFSIKNFDKRIEVNRKIDRAFNGTKGCVFAEGCLNKSRRCLEEKPHLVKVNQYVSVACRKYEEVRRIASVV, via the coding sequence ATGGAGAGAGATATAATACTTCAGTTAGAAAATATTCATAAAGTTTTTAGCGATAATAATGGTAAAACCATGAAGGCTATGAATAATGTAAATATTGCCTTAGGAAAAGGAGAATGCATAGGTATCGTTGGAGAAAGTGGTTGTGGTAAGAGTACACTTGCTAGAATAATCGCTCAGCTAACTGCTCCTTCAGAAGGCAAGATCATTTACAGAGGAGAAGATATAACAGCTCTTCCTAAAAAATCTACTAAAATGTACTATAAAAATGTACAGATGATATTTCAAGATCCTCTAGGCACATTTAGTCCAAGAATGAAAATAGGGGCCTATTTAATTGAGCCCTTTGTTAATTTTAAAATAATGAGCAAAAAGAAGGCATATCAATATGCTGAGGTATTGTTAGAGAAGGTGGGTCTTAGTAAAGATTACATGAAAAAATATCCCAATGAATTAAGTGGCGGAGAACTTCAAAGAGTAGTTATAGCCAGGGCCATTGGTCTTGAACCAGATATTATCCTATGTGATGAATGTACCTCTGCTCTTGATGTATCCATACAAAAACAGATTATAGCGCTTCTCATAGATTTAAAGAAAAAGACAAATTTTTCATCTATATTTATCACACATGATTTAGCCCTAGCAGAAAGCATATGTGATAAGATATATGTTATGTATTTAGGAGAAATTGTCGAGGTGCTGGAAGGACAAAATCTTCTTAGCGAGGCAAGACATCCATACACCCGCATGCTCTTAGATTCAGTATTTTCCATTAAAAACTTTGATAAGAGAATTGAAGTGAATAGAAAGATAGATAGGGCATTTAACGGTACAAAGGGATGTGTGTTTGCAGAAGGGTGCCTAAATAAATCAAGAAGATGTTTAGAAGAAAAACCCCATTTGGTAAAGGTGAATCAATATGTTAGCGTTGCCTGTAGAAAGTATGAAGAAGTTAGAAGGATTGCTTCGGTAGTATAG
- the nikC gene encoding nickel transporter permease yields the protein MKNRKNKEIVFVVMLLLAISMVILAMIAPILAPNDPLDTNFSQILQKPSSEYLFGTDQVGRCIYSRVLYGARVSLGTTFLLLSIIFILGLMMGTVAGMAGGTIDTIIMRIADTVLSFPDIVFAIAIVGILGPGMRNTILALSVIWWTKYARLTRVLVMTVKNKEYIHAATMAGAGKVKLITHYIFPNIISPLVVQLALDVGGMMLAIAGLSFLGLGVQPPIPEWGNMLNEGRSYLQTAPWLLIYPGAAIFIVVAVFNILGDSVRDLLDPKHL from the coding sequence GTGAAAAATAGAAAAAATAAAGAAATTGTTTTTGTGGTAATGCTATTGCTAGCTATTTCCATGGTTATATTAGCTATGATAGCTCCCATACTTGCACCTAATGATCCTTTAGACACTAATTTTTCTCAAATTTTACAGAAACCCAGCAGTGAATACCTCTTTGGTACCGATCAAGTGGGTAGATGTATATATTCCAGAGTGCTTTACGGTGCTAGGGTTTCTCTTGGAACTACCTTTTTACTTTTAAGTATTATTTTCATTCTAGGATTGATGATGGGTACTGTTGCTGGTATGGCAGGAGGTACTATAGATACCATCATCATGAGAATAGCAGATACAGTACTTTCTTTTCCTGATATCGTCTTTGCCATTGCTATCGTAGGAATTTTGGGCCCTGGCATGAGAAATACCATATTAGCACTATCTGTCATTTGGTGGACAAAGTATGCTAGGTTGACAAGGGTTTTGGTTATGACGGTTAAAAACAAAGAATACATACATGCAGCAACAATGGCTGGGGCAGGTAAGGTAAAACTTATCACCCATTATATTTTTCCAAATATTATATCGCCTTTGGTAGTACAACTGGCCTTAGATGTGGGGGGGATGATGCTGGCTATTGCAGGTCTATCCTTTTTAGGCTTAGGGGTACAACCTCCCATACCTGAGTGGGGAAATATGCTAAATGAAGGTAGATCCTATCTTCAAACGGCTCCTTGGTTGTTGATCTATCCTGGAGCAGCGATATTTATTGTAGTAGCGGTATTTAATATATTGGGAGATAGTGTAAGAGATTTACTTGACCCCAAACATCTATAA
- a CDS encoding glycerate kinase type-2 family protein translates to MNTIRQDALTIIDESIKSVLPEAAVIKALEKKSFTGDVVVIAIGKAAWNMAKATKTTLGDKVSKGVVVTKYDHSKGPIEGFEIIEAGHPVPDENSIKGASKALALVENLTEKDHVIFLISGGGSALFEKPMEGVTLEDIMDITNQLLACGADIVEINAIRKHLSAVKGGRFASQCGKANIYAIVLSDVVGDRLDAIASGPAYPDSSTSKEALGIVEKYKLQVADHLRKILNIETPKKVENCETVVTGSVTALCEAAAASAEKLGYKPVIISSTLDCEAKEAGKFMASIAREIKNSKTSRTFLQPPCAVIAGGETVVHLTGKGKGGRNQEIALAASLGIEGMEDVVLFSIGSDGTDGPTDAAGGMVDGKTSERMRSANISPQIYLDNNDSYHALKASGDLIITGATGTNVNDIAVVLCK, encoded by the coding sequence ATGAATACAATTAGACAAGATGCTTTAACGATAATAGATGAATCTATAAAATCTGTTTTGCCAGAGGCAGCGGTAATAAAAGCATTGGAAAAAAAGAGCTTTACAGGAGATGTCGTTGTTATTGCTATCGGAAAGGCTGCATGGAATATGGCAAAAGCTACAAAAACTACACTGGGCGACAAGGTTTCAAAGGGCGTTGTAGTGACAAAATATGATCATTCGAAGGGTCCCATAGAAGGCTTTGAAATCATTGAGGCAGGACATCCAGTACCAGATGAAAACTCTATTAAAGGAGCTAGTAAAGCTTTGGCATTAGTTGAGAATCTAACAGAAAAGGATCATGTGATCTTCTTAATATCTGGAGGGGGGTCAGCATTATTTGAGAAGCCAATGGAGGGAGTAACCCTTGAGGATATCATGGATATTACAAATCAACTGTTAGCCTGCGGAGCAGATATTGTTGAAATCAACGCTATAAGAAAACATCTTTCAGCTGTGAAGGGAGGAAGATTTGCCTCTCAATGTGGAAAAGCTAATATCTATGCTATTGTTTTATCAGATGTAGTTGGAGATCGACTAGATGCCATTGCTTCCGGACCAGCTTATCCTGACAGTTCAACATCAAAAGAAGCCCTAGGGATCGTAGAAAAATACAAGCTGCAGGTGGCAGATCATTTAAGAAAGATATTAAATATTGAAACACCTAAAAAGGTAGAAAACTGTGAAACTGTCGTTACTGGAAGTGTCACCGCCTTATGCGAAGCTGCCGCTGCTAGTGCAGAAAAGCTTGGATACAAACCAGTAATTATTTCTTCTACACTGGATTGCGAAGCAAAAGAAGCGGGAAAATTTATGGCCTCTATTGCTAGAGAAATTAAAAATAGTAAAACCAGTAGAACATTTTTACAGCCTCCTTGTGCAGTCATCGCTGGGGGAGAAACTGTAGTACATTTAACAGGCAAGGGCAAAGGTGGAAGAAATCAAGAGATAGCTTTAGCGGCATCATTAGGAATTGAAGGGATGGAAGATGTTGTCTTGTTTTCTATAGGCTCGGATGGAACAGATGGACCAACAGATGCAGCTGGAGGCATGGTGGATGGAAAAACTTCAGAAAGAATGAGATCAGCAAATATATCACCGCAAATATACTTAGACAACAATGACTCCTATCATGCATTAAAGGCAAGTGGAGACTTGATTATAACTGGTGCAACAGGAACAAATGTAAATGATATTGCGGTTGTGTTATGTAAATAA
- a CDS encoding M14 family metallopeptidase, giving the protein MALLKVGNLSTEKGIKVQGFVTVMDTDTVIPVTLINGCEEGKTVLITGGVHSCEYAGIQTAIELAKEVQPEDIKGRLMICHPLNKNGFEARRPSIVPEDGKNLNRVFPGNKSGTLADKIAYMQVNEFQNQADFYIDMHGGEAHEQLTPYVYYVGNSTEEAVEIARNAASVMDCKYMVRSMATTGAYNYCGLQGTPSILMERGCSGIWDQETVDLYKKDVYNILIHLGLIKGPMTEVQNKPKDLVDLIYLNSDVAGCWYPSVDAGDEVKEGQKLGEIRDYFSNLLATYYAEYDGVILYRTSALWVDKDGGIVCYGKPE; this is encoded by the coding sequence ATGGCATTACTAAAAGTAGGAAACTTAAGCACTGAAAAAGGAATAAAAGTACAGGGTTTTGTAACCGTCATGGACACCGACACAGTCATTCCTGTAACATTGATCAATGGTTGTGAAGAAGGAAAAACTGTGCTGATCACTGGTGGTGTGCATAGTTGTGAATATGCGGGGATTCAAACAGCGATAGAATTAGCTAAGGAAGTTCAACCAGAGGATATAAAAGGCCGTTTAATGATCTGTCACCCTTTAAATAAAAATGGGTTTGAAGCCAGAAGACCTAGCATTGTCCCCGAGGACGGAAAAAATTTAAACCGTGTATTTCCGGGAAATAAAAGTGGTACATTAGCCGATAAAATTGCCTATATGCAGGTAAATGAATTTCAAAATCAGGCAGACTTTTATATTGATATGCATGGTGGAGAGGCCCATGAACAGTTAACACCTTATGTATACTATGTAGGAAATTCTACAGAAGAAGCAGTTGAAATCGCTAGAAACGCTGCAAGCGTGATGGATTGTAAATATATGGTTCGCTCCATGGCCACTACAGGGGCTTACAACTATTGTGGCCTACAGGGGACACCTAGTATATTGATGGAACGAGGCTGTAGTGGTATATGGGATCAAGAAACGGTAGATTTATACAAAAAAGACGTCTATAACATTTTAATACATCTTGGATTAATAAAGGGTCCTATGACGGAAGTTCAAAACAAGCCAAAGGATTTGGTGGATTTGATTTATTTGAATTCTGATGTTGCAGGATGCTGGTACCCCAGTGTTGATGCAGGAGATGAAGTGAAAGAAGGTCAAAAACTAGGAGAAATCAGAGATTACTTTAGCAATCTCCTGGCTACCTATTATGCAGAATATGATGGTGTTATTTTATACCGAACCTCTGCCTTATGGGTAGACAAAGACGGCGGTATTGTCTGCTATGGAAAACCAGAATAG
- a CDS encoding ABC transporter substrate-binding protein: MKKILTRVFMLLLCFMLIACSKQEESLKVGSSNGDEAEEVKTLNMALFWLDSNIEPTEGWNGWTLTRCGIGENLVQFDEDMNLKPVIAESYQWVDDRTMVFDIREGVKFHNGNPVDAEAVKASLERALKISDRDDVKFFVESITAEDQKLTIKTEAPFPMLLNNLADPVYVIIDASVADDENFKYKPIATGAFKVVEFGSDLGLTLEKHEEHWRGDIGVDRVNVKYIPDGATRTMALQSGEIDLATQIQARDLSLFENNDEFIVQKGPNLRIFLLRLNMDKPYMQSLEFRQALAHGIDKETYATQIVNGVAAKGPFNDMLSFGYTEDDPYPYDPDKANKLLDKAGFIDTNGDGIREIDGENIVLRFVSRTNHGNDANNIGTAMQAQYKEIGIGLEVIQVENYANMAAAGDFDLLWERWTSAPTADPQYFLEASYKTGSAGNDGNYSNPELDRICDALGNTFDKEERDRLGIKGSEVLMEDVASLFLYYQEGTVVTRKNLEGVHRFISEIYYIDDRVKIK; encoded by the coding sequence ATGAAAAAAATTCTAACGAGGGTATTTATGCTATTGCTATGTTTTATGTTAATTGCTTGCAGTAAACAAGAAGAATCTCTTAAAGTGGGAAGTAGCAATGGAGATGAAGCTGAAGAGGTTAAAACCTTAAATATGGCTTTGTTTTGGCTAGATAGTAATATAGAGCCTACGGAAGGATGGAACGGTTGGACATTGACCCGTTGTGGTATAGGGGAAAATCTTGTGCAATTTGATGAGGATATGAATTTGAAGCCTGTGATTGCAGAGTCTTACCAATGGGTTGATGATAGAACCATGGTTTTTGATATAAGGGAAGGGGTGAAGTTTCATAATGGCAACCCTGTAGATGCTGAGGCTGTTAAAGCTTCTTTAGAAAGAGCCCTTAAGATATCCGATAGAGATGATGTGAAATTCTTTGTGGAATCTATTACAGCAGAAGATCAAAAGCTAACCATAAAAACAGAAGCACCTTTTCCTATGTTGCTTAACAATCTAGCAGATCCTGTATATGTCATCATTGATGCATCAGTAGCTGACGATGAAAATTTTAAATATAAGCCTATTGCCACCGGTGCTTTTAAAGTGGTTGAGTTTGGTTCAGACCTTGGTTTAACTCTTGAGAAGCATGAAGAGCACTGGCGTGGAGATATTGGGGTAGATAGAGTTAATGTAAAGTACATACCTGATGGTGCTACCCGCACTATGGCATTACAATCAGGTGAGATTGATTTGGCTACCCAAATACAGGCTAGGGACTTAAGTTTATTTGAGAATAATGATGAGTTTATCGTACAGAAGGGACCTAATCTAAGAATATTTTTATTAAGATTAAATATGGATAAACCTTATATGCAGAGTTTAGAATTTAGACAAGCCCTTGCCCATGGTATAGATAAAGAGACCTACGCTACACAAATAGTCAATGGTGTGGCTGCTAAAGGACCCTTTAATGACATGCTTTCCTTTGGTTATACAGAGGATGATCCTTATCCTTATGATCCCGATAAGGCAAATAAGCTGTTGGATAAGGCAGGATTTATCGATACCAATGGAGACGGTATTAGAGAAATAGATGGTGAAAATATTGTACTGAGATTTGTTTCCAGAACCAACCATGGAAATGATGCCAACAATATAGGCACAGCTATGCAGGCCCAATACAAAGAAATAGGAATAGGACTTGAAGTTATTCAGGTAGAAAACTATGCCAATATGGCAGCGGCAGGAGATTTTGATTTGCTATGGGAAAGATGGACTTCTGCACCAACGGCAGATCCTCAATATTTCCTTGAAGCCAGCTATAAAACAGGTAGTGCGGGAAATGATGGAAATTACAGTAATCCAGAGCTTGATAGGATTTGTGATGCGTTAGGGAATACCTTTGATAAAGAGGAAAGAGATAGATTAGGAATAAAAGGATCAGAAGTTCTTATGGAGGATGTGGCTTCTTTATTCTTATACTATCAAGAGGGTACAGTAGTAACTAGAAAAAATCTAGAAGGTGTACACAGGTTTATATCAGAAATATACTATATCGATGATAGAGTTAAGATAAAGTAA
- the nikB gene encoding nickel ABC transporter permease, which yields MNMIKSNLLKKILQLMSVMMLASLITFSLTYISPSDPAEMLLTAHDIVPTQELLERTREEMGLNDPFIMQYGNWLKDLLRGDFGYSYFTRGLVTDILPQRIFMTVRLAVASLLFLIFFSFVLGILSAVKKNTVLDYIVRGLSLMGISIPAFWLGLMLMYVFVVELRWFKITQQTSLKSVILPAMTLAIPLMGRYIRQIREAILEQYSQDYVIGARARGIKESKIIIKHILPNALLGIVTLLGLSIASLLGGTVIVENIFSWPGLGSMALEAITYRDYPLLQSYVVFMTLIYVTINFIVDIITQTLDPRISLKGGEKVSEK from the coding sequence ATGAATATGATAAAAAGTAATTTGCTAAAGAAAATATTGCAGTTAATGAGTGTTATGATGTTAGCATCCTTGATTACCTTTAGTCTTACCTATATCAGCCCAAGTGATCCTGCTGAGATGCTGCTGACAGCTCATGATATTGTTCCTACTCAGGAACTGTTGGAAAGGACAAGGGAGGAGATGGGGTTAAATGATCCCTTTATAATGCAGTATGGAAACTGGCTTAAGGATTTGCTGAGGGGGGATTTTGGTTATTCTTATTTCACAAGGGGATTGGTAACAGATATCCTGCCTCAAAGGATTTTTATGACGGTGAGGCTGGCTGTTGCTTCATTATTGTTTTTGATATTTTTTTCCTTTGTCCTTGGCATCTTATCGGCTGTTAAAAAGAATACAGTATTAGATTATATAGTGAGGGGACTTTCCCTTATGGGAATATCTATTCCTGCTTTTTGGCTGGGGCTTATGTTGATGTATGTATTTGTGGTGGAGCTTCGTTGGTTTAAAATAACCCAGCAAACATCCCTTAAAAGTGTTATCCTGCCAGCTATGACTTTAGCTATACCATTGATGGGAAGATATATAAGACAAATAAGGGAGGCGATATTAGAACAGTATTCTCAGGATTATGTTATAGGAGCCAGAGCTAGAGGTATAAAGGAAAGCAAAATAATAATCAAGCACATCTTACCCAATGCTCTTTTAGGAATCGTTACACTTTTAGGGCTATCTATAGCATCACTTTTAGGAGGAACTGTGATAGTAGAAAATATTTTTTCTTGGCCAGGATTGGGGTCTATGGCTTTAGAGGCTATAACCTATAGGGATTATCCTTTACTACAGTCCTATGTAGTTTTTATGACTTTGATTTATGTCACCATCAATTTTATTGTGGATATCATAACACAAACTCTCGATCCTAGAATTAGTTTGAAGGGAGGGGAAAAAGTAAGTGAAAAATAG
- a CDS encoding ABC transporter ATP-binding protein, which yields MDKLLEVKNLTVQYDGGGYAIENINIDVNDQEIIGIVGESGSGKTTLVRAIINLLSSNAKIVSGEVVFCGENIGKYNKEQWRKLRGNEIAMIFQNPGSYLNPIMKIGKQFIESIRSHRDISKAQAVKKAKDTLEKMGLDDGDRMMNSYPYQLSGGMKQRVAIAMAMAMEPKLILADEPTSALDVITQTQIANELLDLRDKFKTSIVMITHNIGFAAYIADRIVVMHDGKVVECDNKSQIILEPKAEYTRTLLQTIPELKGF from the coding sequence ATGGATAAATTATTGGAAGTTAAGAATCTTACTGTCCAGTATGACGGTGGGGGCTATGCCATAGAGAACATAAATATAGATGTAAATGATCAAGAGATTATTGGTATTGTAGGAGAAAGTGGAAGTGGAAAAACAACCCTAGTAAGAGCCATCATCAATCTACTTTCCTCCAATGCTAAGATCGTTTCTGGGGAAGTAGTATTCTGTGGGGAAAATATAGGAAAATACAATAAAGAGCAGTGGAGGAAGCTTCGTGGTAATGAAATAGCCATGATTTTTCAAAATCCTGGTTCTTACTTGAACCCTATTATGAAAATAGGAAAGCAATTTATAGAAAGTATCAGAAGTCATAGAGATATTTCTAAGGCTCAGGCAGTAAAAAAAGCTAAAGATACCCTAGAAAAAATGGGTCTTGATGATGGGGATAGGATGATGAATTCTTATCCCTATCAATTAAGTGGTGGTATGAAGCAAAGAGTTGCTATTGCTATGGCCATGGCGATGGAGCCAAAACTTATTTTAGCTGATGAGCCAACCAGCGCCCTTGATGTAATAACACAAACCCAGATAGCTAATGAACTGTTGGATCTTAGGGATAAATTCAAAACTAGCATTGTAATGATTACACATAATATAGGCTTTGCTGCATACATAGCAGATAGAATTGTGGTGATGCATGACGGAAAAGTAGTAGAGTGTGACAATAAGTCGCAGATTATTTTAGAACCTAAAGCCGAATATACCAGGACATTGTTGCAAACGATACCTGAACTGAAAGGATTCTAG
- a CDS encoding carbohydrate kinase family protein, with protein MFDVVALGELLIDFTPYGTSANGYPLFERNPGGAPANVLTTLAKLGADVAFIGKVGDDQFGKFLKNCLQKNRIDTSGLKTSPDVSTTLAFVHLTDDGDRSFSFYRNPGADMMLMSEDVPVDIIKSSRIFHFGSISLTDEPSRSATLNALKLAKENQLIISYDPNLRPPLWKSIKEAEGEIKRGLVYADVLKISWEELVFITKEKDLDIGTKILEDLGISLIFVTLGAAGTYYRYQGKTGKLHTYDVKVVDTTGAGDAFLGGILYKLRGLSLEDLKTLTIAEVEDLVDFGNAVGALTTTKKGATPAVPSIEEVVYCIKNISKIEP; from the coding sequence ATGTTTGATGTAGTAGCATTAGGGGAATTACTCATAGATTTTACTCCCTATGGAACTTCCGCAAATGGTTATCCACTGTTTGAAAGGAACCCTGGGGGTGCACCTGCAAATGTATTGACTACTTTGGCAAAGTTGGGAGCAGATGTAGCTTTTATTGGTAAAGTGGGCGATGATCAGTTTGGAAAATTTTTAAAGAACTGTTTACAAAAAAATAGAATAGATACCTCAGGTTTAAAGACAAGTCCAGATGTTTCTACTACGCTGGCGTTTGTCCATTTGACAGATGATGGTGATAGGTCTTTTAGTTTCTATCGCAATCCGGGGGCAGATATGATGCTGATGTCAGAGGATGTGCCAGTAGATATTATCAAAAGCTCTAGAATTTTTCACTTTGGTTCTATATCATTGACCGATGAGCCTTCTAGAAGTGCTACCCTTAACGCTTTGAAGCTTGCTAAAGAAAATCAGTTGATTATCAGCTATGATCCAAATCTTAGACCTCCTCTGTGGAAGTCTATAAAGGAGGCAGAAGGTGAAATTAAGCGAGGATTAGTCTATGCTGATGTACTAAAAATTTCATGGGAAGAGCTTGTATTTATTACAAAAGAAAAGGATCTTGATATAGGAACAAAAATTCTGGAGGACTTGGGAATCAGTTTGATATTTGTTACACTTGGCGCTGCTGGCACTTATTATAGATATCAGGGCAAAACTGGAAAACTTCATACCTATGACGTAAAGGTAGTTGACACTACAGGTGCAGGAGATGCCTTTCTTGGCGGCATACTTTATAAACTAAGAGGATTGTCGCTGGAGGACTTAAAAACTTTGACGATAGCTGAAGTAGAGGATCTTGTTGATTTTGGAAATGCGGTTGGTGCTTTAACAACGACAAAGAAGGGTGCGACGCCTGCGGTGCCTTCAATAGAAGAGGTAGTTTACTGTATAAAAAATATATCTAAGATAGAACCGTAA